From a single Nothobranchius furzeri strain GRZ-AD chromosome 9, NfurGRZ-RIMD1, whole genome shotgun sequence genomic region:
- the LOC107395341 gene encoding uncharacterized protein isoform X3, with the protein MRLSGEIADQNQPVFSGSGLNKSFQELEAPSSFLSPWTTMNDVQEVTSPATSLTGPATCVTKVELRVSCKALLDRDTLNKSDPCVVLMVQNNGQWVEDTMAACVSPTSATQRSKSIWIIGDSYVRRGAQRAAETVGDNLGLPDVCVSWFGWGGLRWKDLLPFFHSLHGRAAPHVLIIHCGGNDMGVVSSVKLVNMMKEDLHRLHLLHPHMTIIMSSITQRCRWRAGVKPAKIEKARRFVNSRPHTHTHLYLNFYVTPAPPTSLLPLTVWRQYKRLNHPGCLRCLLPESPSGPRLVFWPTLRGVAAANRNQHLTVLSFRVIYPILVVLRAGCKLLLP; encoded by the exons CTTCCTCTCACCTTGGACCACGATGAATGACGTGCAGGAAGTGACCTCTCCTGCGACCAGCCTGACCGGCCCGGCGACCTGCGTCACCAAAGTGGAGCTGCGAGTGTCGTGCAAAGCTCTGCTGGACCGAGACACATTGAACAAGTCAGACCCGTGTGTCGTCCTCATGGTGCAGAACAACGGGCAGTGGGTTGAG gacaccatggcagcctgtgtgtctccaacatcagctacacaacgcagtaagt ccatttggatcattggagacagctacgtgaggcgtggtgcccagagagctgcagagaccgtcggagacaaccttggcctccctgacgtctgtgtctcctggtttggttggggcggactgaggtggaaagaccttctccccttctttcacTCCCttcatggaagagcagctcctcatGTCCTCATCATTCACtgcggcggcaatgacatgggggtggtcagcagtgtgaagctggtcaacatgatgaaggaggacctgcaccggcttcaccttctccaccctcatatgaccatcatcatgtcgtccatcacccaaaggtgtagatggagggcaggtgtaaaacctgccaaAATTGAGAAGGCCCGGAGGTTCgtcaacagt agaccacacacacacacgcacctgtaCCTAAACTTTTATGTAACACCTGCTCCTCCAACAAGCCTGTTACCTTTGACTGTGTGGAGGCAATACAAGCGTTTAAATCATCCTGGGTGTCTTCGGTGTCTTCTTCCTGAATCGCCATCCGGGCCTAGATTAGTGTTCTGGCCGACACTCCGGGGAGTGGCAGCTGCAAACCGGAATCAACACCTTACAGTCCTCTCCTTCCGGGTTATCTACCCAATACTagtggtccttcgagccggatgtAAGCTGCTTCTACCCTAA
- the LOC129153045 gene encoding uncharacterized protein, translating into MDDIQNFSALGYREESEIGGDTRSSHHPPSDPSESRSYSQITPMRAELEDVQRERFLLQQSHDQMRAGLADFQALHASLLQLLDRAENLQLNPPTRSPAVHLQPPPTDEEEDWPLPPPPVAFTEEPVPSQSPVTDRIDTMMKELQALKRESMTAQEGRIIPPPESKSRFTSPQLRPTYPPAPPPSGHLPPLQPLPAPTPSPSTPFSAPQMPRPFGLAAALDMNYRGPRPSIPKLPHRDPGEFARLKMALENLLPSESS; encoded by the exons ATGGATGACATTCAGAACTTCTCAGCTCTTG GTTACCGGGAGGAAAGTGAAATAGGAGGTGACACCCGTTCTTCCCACCATCCGCCGTCTGACCCCTCTGAATCCCGCTCATACAGCCAAATCACACCAATGAGAGCAGAGTTGGAGGATGTGCAACGTGAAAGGTTCCTGTTACAGCAATCACATGACCAGATGAGAGCTGGGCTGGCTGATTTCCAGGCACTTCATGCTAGTTTGCTGCAGCTGTTGGACCGTGCGGAGAATCTGCAGCTCAATCCACCGACCAGAAGCCCTGCTGTTCATCTCCAGCCACCCCCTACTGATGAGGAAGAGGACTGGCCTCTACCACCTCCTCCGGTTGCGTTCACGGAGGAACCTGTCCCCAGTCAAAGCCCAGTCACAGACCGCATCGACACGATGATGAAAGAGCTTCAGGCTCTGAAGAGGGAGTCTATGACTGCACAGGAGGGCCGGATCATTCCCCCACCTGAATCTAAGTCGAGGTTCACGTCTCCTCAGCTAAGGCCCACCTACCCTCCAGCGCCGCCTCCAAGTGGACACCTCCCTCCACTGCAACCACTGCCAGCTCCGACTCCGTCCCCATCCACTCCTTTCTCTGCCCCCCAGATGCCTAGACCCTTTGGCTTGGCTGCGGCCCTGGATATGAACTACAGGGGGCCTCGTCCAAGCATTCCCAAGCTCCCACATCGTGATCCAGGAGAATTCGCCCGACTGAAGATGGCGCTAGAGAACTTACTGCCCTCGGAGAGTTCATAG